A genomic region of Phragmites australis chromosome 2, lpPhrAust1.1, whole genome shotgun sequence contains the following coding sequences:
- the LOC133909941 gene encoding 3-ketoacyl-CoA synthase 6-like, with amino-acid sequence MNSPLHVKFLKTMYRLVVNNFLAVVAMAVAAAMLQRTSPEDILVRARAIRPVHGLLALLLAAAVAKLRRMRRQKDVYLVEYGCFRPKACYRAPFATCLEHAHLMPYLVDEESVSFAIRLLQRSGLGEETCVPEAYHYMPPDRSLKASRDETELVIFSAVDDVFARTSVKPEEIDVLIVNCSIFTPTPVFADMVVNRYKLRGDVQSVNLSGMGCSAGLVSVGLAKNLLQVAPPGTHVLIVSTEILSSQYYVGTERAMLLPNCLFRMGAAAMILSNSSHRARFKLGRVVRTVTAARDTDYRCVFQEEDDKGNTGIRLSKDLATTAGHALKSNITAFGPLVLPASEQLLVALSLLKRKLLSGRAKVRLYRPDFRTAFEHICIHAGGRGVIDEVQHGLGLSDEDVQASRMTLHRFGNTSSSSVLYELAYIEAKGQMRMGDRVWMISFGAGFDCNSVAWECIKPAADADGPWADCIHHYPVQLPEIVMDI; translated from the coding sequence ATGAACTCGCCGCTCCATGTTAAGTTCCTGAAGACTATGTACCGGCTCGTCGTGAACAACTTCCTTGCCGTCGTCGCCATGGCCGTCGCCGCTGCCATGCTGCAGAGAACGAGCCCAGAGGACATTCTTGTGCGGGCGAGGGCAATCAGGCCCGTTCACGGGCTGCTAGCTCTGCTCCTTGCGGCGGCAGTAGCAAAGCTGAGGCGCATGCGCCGGCAGAAGGACGTGTACCTCGTGGAGTACGGCTGCTTCCGGCCCAAGGCGTGCTACCGGGCGCCGTTCGCGACGTGCCTGGAGCATGCGCACCTCATGCCGTACCTGGTGGACGAGGAGAGCGTCAGCTTCGCCATCCGGCTGCTCCAGCGGTCGGGGCTCGGTGAGGAGACATGCGTGCCGGAGGCGTACCACTACATGCCACCCGACCGCAGCCTCAAGGCCTCCCGCGACGAGACCGAGCTGGTCATCTTCTCCGCCGTCGACGACGTGTTCGCCAGGACAAGCGTGAAACCCGAGGAGATCGACGTGCTCATCGTCAACTGCAGCATCTTCACGCCCACGCCGGTGTTCGCGGACATGGTCGTCAACAGGTACAAGCTGCGCGGCGACGTGCAGAGCGTGAACCTGTCCGGGATGGGGTGCAGCGCCGGGCTCGTATCTGTCGGCCTGGCCAAGAACCTCCTGCAGGTAGCGCCGCCAGGCACGCACGTCCTGATCGTGTCCACGGAGATCCTCTCGTCGCAGTACTATGTCGGCACCGAGCGCGCGATGCTGCTGCCCAACTGTCTCTTCCGCATGGGCGCCGCCGCCATGATCCTGTCCAACTCCTCCCATCGCGCCCGCTTCAAGCTCGGCCGCGTCGTACGCACAGTGACGGCCGCGCGCGACACCGACTACCGGTGCGTGTTCCAGGAGGAAGACGACAAGGGCAACACGGGGATCCGTCTCTCCAAGGAcctcgccaccaccgccggccACGCGCTCAAAAGCAACATCACCGCCTTCGGCCCCCTCGTCCTGCCGGCCTCCGAACAGCTCCTCGTCGCGCTGTCCCTCCTCAAGCGGAAGCTCCTGAGCGGACGTGCCAAGGTGAGGCTCTACCGGCCGGACTTCCGCACGGCGTTCGAGCACATCTGCATCCacgcgggcgggcgcggggTGATCGACGAGGTGCAGCACGGCCTCGGCCTCTCCGACGAGGACGTGCAGGCGTCGCGGATGACGCTGCACCGGTTTGGGAACACCTCGAGCAGCTCGGTGCTGTACGAGCTGGCGTATATCGAGGCAAAGGGCCAGATGAGGATGGGCGACCGGGTGTGGATGATCTCCTTCGGCGCCGGCTTCGACTGCAACAGTGTGGCGTGGGAATGCATCAAGCCGGCAGCCGACGCCGACGGGCCATGGGCCGACTGCATCCACCACTACCCGGTGCAACTCCCCGAAATCGTCATGGACATCTAG